The DNA region TGGGACGTTGATGATGATCAAATCGGTGATAAGGTTTGGTGTTGTATTATTAATGCCTCTCTTCCAAATGAAATGGCAAGAAAGAAACTGTGATACAACATTGTCGTTTTGTATGATGGGGATTATTTTTGTACTGTTGTGTTATGTTCTTTCCTTCTTACCTGATTTTGACATAACCAATCCTCTCTCTTCTGATGTGCTGAATTATAAGTTTTGGCCatgtactttttatttatttatttataaaccatttTGTTCAATGATTCTAACTAATAAAAAACTGTGGTAATTACAGACAAAAATAATAAGATTGCATTTCCCTTTAAATAATCAGGAGTTGACAAAATATTGTACTTTAGATTTGAGtggtttatatgtttttataatcaAGTGTTCGTTGATCGATACCTAGTTATGTGAATGAAAAGAGTAGTGTGATACTatgttaagaatatttttttcatttttagagATTTATAgtgtgattatatttttttttcgggAAAACAAACTCATTAGGTATCGTCTAGAGTTGGCTAGATCTATCTTAGGACCTGACTGATTTAATCGCAGTGGTTGCGGTTGCGAGAGTTTATGAGTGCAGATGGTTGCGGTTTCAAACGTTTTCTAAAAATTTGTACGACTAGTACAATGATTAGAAATTGTTGCATTTGCGgaactcttatgactggtaaactactaATCGcgacatctgttaaataataaattaacaatatttacattttatataattataaaatattaaaaattataataatataataaatataaaatttatatttataaaatcatattattaaattttaaaaatttatagaaaatattttggttttaaatttttataatataaattaaaatataaatgcatacattttacaatttctattattttttaaatttttattagatattctaaaacaatcaaataaatATTCCTATATTTTATCTCAACTACATCTGAACAAAATCTTTtcatatcttttttatttacaatataaatctatatttcatttttcattaaaataaagaaaataaaatatgtaactacttttgtatttatttaaatataaatgtaaacttcatttttcaattaaacaaaccttttaaatatttatttgatttcgtaactgtttaaaatataaatgtattattttattttttactaaaaatgaCTCTTTTAACCACACTGTGAGTTATGCATCCATATGAATGACGACCGGTTTAATAATTTAGATGAAAcagaaattttataaattacatttaGTATAGTATTCAGTCAAAGATTTAATTCATACAAATAACTCagttaacatatatatgtatgaccaaaacttaaaatataagtataatcttaaggaaattaatttttaagttaatattaaattgaacataatttatcataaatatcacataatattaaatttttgttaatgttcatgttttaataagaaatatatcactaataatttgaaacaataaattaaatttctgcATGTAAACTATGAAATTGTTgtgtttgaaaatattatattaaactctAGTAATATggtaaatattgaaattttaaaccacTAATCATataaagcaaatatttatatatataaataaaataatcacatgcacggttgtgcggatcaagatctagtttattCTTAAATACCCATTAGGAATCCTAATGGATGAAAGTAGAGCTGCGAATTTGACTCATTATCCGCGGGCCCCTCCCCGTTTGACCCGCCATAGGACGGATGCGGATCAagtgatttgaaaaaaattgttcgcAGGTGCAGGTGCGGATCGACCGAATTTAAACGGCgggtacccgccaacccgcaaaatttaaaaaaaaaacatttttttaaatatgattttcttttataaaaatatgtttttataaaaataataaaaattacgaatatttttaaaaaattaattaaaatatattatttatattgttttttaaaagaatattaataaaatcattatttttattatttttatattatccgCGGGGCCTGTGGGTTACCCGCTAATTTATGCGGGACGGAACGGGTCTTACATTTTCTAGATGCGGGTTAAACGGATCGAATTTTTGAATCGAAAAAATGATTCGACCTGCAGCGGGTTGGGACTGATCGACCTGCAGCGGGTCGGGGCTGGTCGACCCGCAAACCCAGCACTAGATGGAGCCTGGAGGTGGTCTAGTTCCAAGTTCCAACCCGTTCAACTAAAATTCTAAAAGTCTAAATACATGTGGCTCTTAATAAAGTCACATCTACTCCATAATTCCTAAAACACTAactgaaaatgttaaaaaattaaaacgacAATTTATTAGTACCATGTATAACATATTCCCAAATATCTTCCTATACATTGCTAGCATTTTATTTATGGCAAGTTTCCTACTTGATTTGATTTGACCAAAGCtatcaattaaatttaaaaatattcgatacatccaaaaaataatattttctttcctGCAAGTGTATTTGTTCTGCGTTTACCAGTTCATGGCGGCCACAAACCTCGAGACATCGTCAAACTCAAACATGTTTGTTCTCTAATCTTTCCAACGACTTTTAAAACATATACGCTTAGTCATTGCATTTTAGTAATAACAAATCATTTCAATAAGGTTTTCGTCGTTACCCACTATCCTTTGTTATCATTTCATTACAAAACATAACAACACAGCAATCATCATATAGTATGATCATTCCAACATCTCTCTAAGGTCTTTGTTACATTGATCAAAGTTTTTCAATACTGTTATTTACTTTCTGTACGTTtcacaaataaaatcaataatggGAGGGTACAGAGCCGACGACGACTACGATTATCTCTTTAAGCTAGTCTTGATCGGAGATTCCGGCGTCGGAAAAACCAACCTCTTGTCCCGGTTCACCAGAGATGAATTCAGTATCGAGTCAAAGTCAACCATCGGTGTAGAATTTGCCACGAAAAGTGTTCATGTCGACGAGAAAATCATCAAAGCTCAGCTTTGGGATACCGCCGGTCAAGAAAGGTAAatgttttctctcttttctttttattctccGTTATCAGAATCGGATTTGAGATTTAAGAGATCATAAAcagttttatgttaatttttaaaaataagttcAATAATTTTAGACCTTGATGACAAAATAAATTGAAGACCAtgcaacttatatatataatatttatttaaattcgCGAACTAATGCGAATGTTACAGCTGATTGTGATCACAAACCGTCCTCGTTTGTTATTGAGAGATTATGTTTTGTTGCTGCATAGATACAGAGCAATCACGAGTGCATACTACAGAGGAGCAGTAGGGGCTCTTCTAGTTTACGACATAACTAGACACATAACGTTCGAAAACGTTGAACGATGGCTCAAGGAGCTTCGTGACCATACCGATGCCAACATTGTGATCATGCTTGTTGGAAACAAAGCTGATCTTCGTCACCTTCGTGCTGTTCCCACGGAAGAAGCTAGATCGTTTTCTGAAAGAGAGAACATGTTCTTCATGGAGACTTCTGCTCTTGATGCTACAAATGTTGAGCAAGCTTTCACTCATGTATTGACTCAGATCTATCGTGTTATGAGCCGTAAGGCTCTTGATGGTACTGGAGACCCAACCTATTTGCCTAAAGGACAGTCCATTGATATTGGAAGCAAGGATGATGTTACTGCTGTTAAGTCCTCTGGTTGTTGCTCAGGTTGAGATTATGGTTTTAAGGTTGGTTTCATAACACAAACCGAATCTGCATCGACTTGAACATTGGTCCGGTTAATAAGGCCGTTTTAGCCTGAAACTAGACTGAATCCAACCGAAATATCTGGGTTAGACTTCAGCTCTAGTTTTTATAGTATAACAAACTTCAATCGAAAAACCTTCAGATGTGCATCCTAAACATGTTACTTAAATTTGTAATAATGATTCTTATTGATATGCTTGGTACTTTGTTTAGCAATTGAGATCTGGTTTTCTATATAGTTTTGCATCTTATGATTATGAGATTTTGTTGCGAACAAATACTTTACTTAGTTACCACCCAATCCTAATTATTAATCTAACGAACCACGTTTatgcattttatattttatcaaatgtAATGCATGTAAAAATCTAAGAGATAACCAAAGTGTAACCGAACCAACTTTAACTTATTAGAACCAAACATGAAATGGAACCGAAATGCTGGTAACTAGCTTTTGGACTAAACATTATGGTGTAACGTGTTGTACGAAGAAAGCACGGTACGAGAAACCTAATCGTAATGTAATGGGACATTACTGACTCGTCCATCAGTAACTGGGACATTACTCACggtaaaatataagaaaataatttcttACATTTGCCTGCGGAATTTCAAATTCTTTAATCCTAGATCTTTGGGAAGATCATCTACGAGCTTTCTAGCTACTTTCTTTGCTTCTCTAGCTACATTAAGTGAACATGGTAATCTGCCAAAACccgcaaaagaaagaaagaaaagttacATTTGTGAGCCAAGTTAGGTCCACCGTTATGACAAGATCTTTTCTTCCAAGTCTCATCAAATATCACTCGGATGTTTATTGTTTCGTACACTCGACAATCATCATAAATAAGCTATgatggttttttttcttctgaagaATCGAGAACAATAAAGCAAATCGAACAACCAAACAAAGATGAAATTATTATGAATTTCGAAATAATGTGAAAGTTGAAAGTAAATTTCAGATGTAAAATGTACTGAAAATTGGCAGAATAATACGAGCAAAATATGTAACGTGCAGGTCTCAATGCGTGTCTTATATGACTTTCGTCTTTCTAAATCTGACGTTAGTCATAAACTATGCAACTATTatctaataatttatttgttttttttttaagataaggAACCATGTAAAGATAAGGGAAACAATAATTAGTGGTTGACTAGCACTTTGCGTTATCAAACAGTTTCTACCGAATAATTACTTGTCTATTTTGTTACCTAGACGGCTAAACCTTACTTGACCTCCACGAAGTAACTATCAGtcttattaaaaagaaattacgAGATACTCGAAAGATTCCCAACACAAGCAAATATGATCATGATCAAAGTTATTAATATAAACGGTAGAATATATTATTACTATACGACGCTCGCCTCATTGACATTTGACACAGTCCAAATAAGAATCCCACTATGATTTTGTGAAATCGATTAATCTAAACATGAAAAGATTTAGCAACAACATGGACGATTGTTAATGCGAAAGTTGTATTCATCATACATGTCAGGAAACTCCATGGAAActctaaatattatattcaaataaacGTATCAGAATACTAACTGATTATCTTAAACACAATACAATACTAATCCCATCTTGGAATTAAAAAAGGCTGTACCAAATAAACATCCTTCACTTATTAAACGAAGACTTTGTTTAGTCTCAAAGGTTACTTGCAAGGCATAAGAAAAAATTGCAAAGTAGCTTCTCGTACCTCTCTAATTATATATCCTCTACGTACTTAAAATTTCATCACTAATCCTTTTTCCATCAGAAAACCATCTCCCAAGACCAAAGAAAAACATAGAGAATGAGAAAAGCAAAAAGCTCTGAAGATATGGAGATCAAAATTGTTGAAGATCATCAACTAAGTACTAAAGTAGATATCGAAACGCCACTTctagaagaagacaaagactTTCCTGATGTAGAAAGAACAACATGGATACAAAAGGCAATAGGTCAAACGTTTCAAACCACAGCCCATTTAGCTAATCTCTTACCAACAGGAACAGTTCTCGCTTTTCAACTCTTGTCGCCAATTTTCACAAACGGCGGTCAATGCGATTTAGCTTGCAGGATCATGACATCAATTCTAGTGGCAATATGTGGATTCTCTTGTTTCATACTTAGCTTCACAGATTCTTACAAAGACAAAAACGGCATTATATGCTATGGGCTTGCAACAATCCATGGGTTTTGGATCATTGATGGATCCGCAACGCTTCCTCTAGAGTtagctaaaaaatataaactaaggTTTATAGATTTTGCCCATGCTTTCATGTCGTTATTGGTGTTTGGTGCGGTGGTTTTATTCGACCGGAATACGGTTAACTGTTTTTTTCCGGCACCGTCAGCGGAAGAGTTGGAGGTTCTCACAGCGTTGCCGGTGGGCGTAGGGGTGTTTTGTAGTATGTTGTTTGCAACATTTCCTACAACACGCAATGGTATTGGTTTTCCAGTTCCTGGTAATAAATGATACCGATATCTTCATTTATTTGTAACTTGATTCCTTTTGATGATCTCTTTAACAATGATATTACAAGAATCATGTAAACCTTTTTAATAGAGATGTACTcaagatatttataaataatttatgctAAAAATAACAGTTACgaacatttatatttattgattttggATAGCATaaatgaacaaaataaaataaaaagagaggtAATTTGTGGATTACCTCATTTTGGGCATCAACGATGGCTGACACCAGTCACCAGAAAGTTCTGGGAATAACTCTTTCCATACGAGAAAGAAGAAGCCGCACAGAGCTAACTCCGGCGCAGAATCACCAGATAATACTGGGAAGGATCGCGAGACTTATTGCTCGGAATTTGGTACCAATATGGAATCGAACCCTGGTGGGAGCTGATTCTCAAGTGAGACTCTACCACTTTGAACAGGCTCGAATTGGTGACAGAAATTCTATTTAagttgaattataattaatattctatGTAAAGATTGTATTAAACGCAGCCGAACCTTAGAGGTGTAATTGGatagtaaatttaaaattaattctCTAAGTTTTACAATCTAAtggtattgaaaaattcattttaacTTTAATTTCCAAACATAGTGTTATTAGTtactgtatttaaaatatttttattaagatatTTTAGACTCTAATGTGATTAATCTTTTCAttaaaagaatttgaaatccATTTTTATTAATTGGTTAAAGATTTGTATACAATATTTCAAAGTTTGTGTTATTCatgtttcatataattttacaatccatttaatttgaaatattttgaatgGATTTGAATTTAAGTGTGTAATAGTTCAATCCAAATTTGACCTTTTACCTTGAAATTTTATAAACCACAACCCATCAAGTGAAAAAGTCTAACATAGCTAACCAAACTTAtctaatgattaaaataaaaagagcaaATAACAAAGTCAATCATATCTATCTAAATGCAAGAGAaagcaaatataaaaaatatttattctttaaTCAAAAGAAAAGCTAGCTTTTAATAAAAACCTAATTTTTTCTCCTATTGAATTgtgatttttttatcttttaatcaattttctttttgatcaaaTCTTGTATCAAATTGTTCAAATTCAACGGTTTTAGCGAAAAACCTATCTTACGATCTCTACGGAAAACATATTTTCTAGGTTTTAGCGAAAGTTTTGTTTCCgagttttggcggaaaaacatGTTTTCAAAGTTTTGgtagaaaatacattttttgttttggcaAAAAACGCTTTTTCGACTTTTGGTAGAAAAACGTG from Raphanus sativus cultivar WK10039 chromosome 8, ASM80110v3, whole genome shotgun sequence includes:
- the LOC108820857 gene encoding ras-related protein RABA1e-like isoform X2; amino-acid sequence: MGGYRADDDYDYLFKLVLIGDSGVGKTNLLSRFTRDEFSIESKSTIGVEFATKSVHVDEKIIKAQLWDTAGQERYRAITSAYYRGAVGALLVYDITRHITFENVERWLKELRDHTDANIVIMLVGNKADLRHLRAVPTEEARSFSERENMFFMETSALDATNVEQAFTHVLTQIYRVMSRKALDGTGDPTYLPKGQSIDIGSKDDVTAVKSSGCCSG
- the LOC108821467 gene encoding protein DMP4-like is translated as MRKAKSSEDMEIKIVEDHQLSTKVDIETPLLEEDKDFPDVERTTWIQKAIGQTFQTTAHLANLLPTGTVLAFQLLSPIFTNGGQCDLACRIMTSILVAICGFSCFILSFTDSYKDKNGIICYGLATIHGFWIIDGSATLPLELAKKYKLRFIDFAHAFMSLLVFGAVVLFDRNTVNCFFPAPSAEELEVLTALPVGVGVFCSMLFATFPTTRNGIGFPVPGNK
- the LOC108820857 gene encoding ras-related protein RABA1e-like isoform X1, encoding MAATNLETSSNSNIADDDYDYLFKLVLIGDSGVGKTNLLSRFTRDEFSIESKSTIGVEFATKSVHVDEKIIKAQLWDTAGQERYRAITSAYYRGAVGALLVYDITRHITFENVERWLKELRDHTDANIVIMLVGNKADLRHLRAVPTEEARSFSERENMFFMETSALDATNVEQAFTHVLTQIYRVMSRKALDGTGDPTYLPKGQSIDIGSKDDVTAVKSSGCCSG